The following proteins come from a genomic window of Rubinisphaera margarita:
- the moaA gene encoding GTP 3',8-cyclase MoaA, with protein MTLHVLQDTFGRVHDNLRVSVTDRCNLRCFYCMPAENVQYLPRPEVLTFEEITRFVRVMIGHCGIRKIRLTGGEPLVRQNLERLIEQLATIPGLNDLALTTNGILLPQQAAALYAAGLRRLNISIDTLDRDRFQQMTRRDSLEQVLAGIEAARETGFHVKLNAVAIRGLTEEDLVPLAMLSRESGLEVRFIEYMPLDAERSWERDKVLRTETMLERLEQEIAPLVPLGDHAPSNPAVAYGFEDGRGRIGFISSISRPFCAHCNRFRLTADGKIRNCLFSTEETDLRSLLRSDASDDDLVLAVQQSISAKKEGHEINTARFLQPDRAMHSIGG; from the coding sequence TGCAACCTCCGCTGCTTCTACTGCATGCCGGCGGAGAATGTGCAGTATCTGCCTCGGCCGGAAGTTCTCACCTTTGAAGAGATCACCCGGTTCGTACGGGTGATGATCGGCCACTGCGGGATCCGTAAGATTCGTCTCACTGGAGGCGAGCCTCTCGTTCGACAGAATCTGGAACGCCTTATCGAACAGCTCGCGACGATTCCAGGGCTGAACGATCTGGCGCTGACCACAAACGGCATCCTACTCCCTCAGCAAGCGGCTGCTCTCTACGCAGCCGGGCTCCGACGGCTCAATATCAGTATCGATACGCTCGATCGGGACCGGTTCCAGCAGATGACGCGTCGGGATTCGCTGGAGCAGGTGCTCGCGGGAATCGAAGCGGCCCGGGAAACGGGATTCCACGTGAAGCTCAACGCCGTGGCCATTCGCGGACTGACCGAAGAGGATCTCGTTCCGCTGGCGATGCTGTCCCGCGAATCCGGTCTCGAAGTTCGCTTCATCGAGTACATGCCGCTCGATGCCGAACGAAGTTGGGAACGGGACAAGGTTCTTCGGACCGAAACCATGCTGGAACGTCTTGAGCAGGAGATCGCTCCGCTGGTTCCGCTCGGCGATCACGCCCCTTCGAACCCGGCGGTTGCCTACGGTTTTGAAGACGGACGCGGACGGATCGGATTCATCTCCTCGATCAGCCGCCCCTTCTGTGCCCACTGCAACCGGTTTCGTCTGACGGCGGACGGCAAGATTCGCAACTGCCTCTTCAGCACGGAAGAGACCGATCTTCGATCATTATTGCGGAGCGACGCCAGCGACGACGATCTCGTCCTTGCGGTGCAGCAGAGTATTTCCGCCAAGAAAGAAGGTCACGAGATCAATACGGCTCGCTTTCTGCAGCCTGACCGGGCGATGCATTCGATCGGTGGTTGA